The following proteins come from a genomic window of uncultured Fibrobacter sp.:
- the mnmG gene encoding tRNA uridine-5-carboxymethylaminomethyl(34) synthesis enzyme MnmG, translating into MILAEYDVVVIGGGHAGIEATHAAWKLGVKTAMFTMDINAIGRMSCNPAVGGVAKGQIVRDIDALGGLMGLLTDKAGIQFRMLNMSKGPAVWGPRAQCDMKYYSEIAREVITNLPGLSVVQGELAAFERMPDGRLELTLLNGDRYITRALVITSGTFLASKMFTGLETSIGGRVGEPSADKLSECIAREGIALRRLKTGTPSRLDPDSIDFDECDVQHGDDVPWPMSDRHLAETVPGRAADYFWGDPASKFVRNDCVCWITRTNVKTHDILRSGFKDSPMFSGRIHGKGPRYCPSIEDKINRFGDRDGHQLFLEPEQADIGRVYINGFSSSLPADIQLAAIHTIPGLTRARVLQIGYAVEYDSVDATQLYPTFECKKVPGLYFAGQVCGTSGYEEAAGQGLLAGINAALKIKGEGPFILGRSDSYLGVMADDLSNILLDEPYRMFTSRAEYRLFLRSDNAEMRLKERAHEIGMISDDDYADWKRRRELMDVAHSRMVDESATPELANEILAAGGQALAMERTRWINVFRRPGIDPEAFFKVALPDMQLTRRDQWYMYAQELYAGFFDRQEREIVEQKKMESVRLPADMDFMQVTAISIESRQRLNAHKPLTLGQASRIPGVRPADITVLAHWLENRG; encoded by the coding sequence ATGATATTAGCGGAATATGACGTTGTTGTCATCGGTGGCGGCCATGCTGGCATCGAGGCGACGCACGCCGCCTGGAAATTGGGCGTAAAGACCGCCATGTTCACGATGGATATTAATGCCATCGGGCGTATGAGTTGTAACCCAGCCGTAGGCGGTGTGGCCAAGGGCCAGATTGTGCGCGACATTGACGCCCTCGGCGGCCTGATGGGGCTTTTGACCGACAAGGCGGGCATCCAGTTCCGCATGCTCAACATGAGCAAGGGCCCTGCTGTGTGGGGCCCGCGTGCTCAGTGCGACATGAAGTATTACAGCGAAATTGCCCGCGAAGTGATTACGAATTTGCCGGGTCTTTCTGTTGTCCAGGGAGAACTCGCCGCGTTCGAACGTATGCCGGACGGGCGCCTGGAACTGACTCTGCTGAACGGCGACCGCTATATCACGCGCGCGCTCGTGATAACGAGCGGAACATTCTTGGCATCCAAGATGTTCACCGGGCTTGAGACGAGCATCGGTGGGCGCGTGGGGGAACCGAGTGCAGATAAGTTGTCGGAATGTATCGCCCGCGAAGGGATTGCGCTGCGCCGCCTCAAAACGGGCACCCCGAGTAGGCTGGATCCCGATTCAATCGATTTTGACGAATGCGACGTGCAGCACGGCGACGATGTGCCCTGGCCGATGAGCGACCGCCACTTGGCGGAGACTGTCCCCGGACGCGCCGCCGATTATTTCTGGGGCGACCCGGCAAGCAAGTTTGTTCGCAACGACTGCGTCTGTTGGATTACGCGCACGAACGTCAAGACGCACGACATTTTGCGCAGCGGCTTCAAGGACAGCCCCATGTTCAGCGGGCGCATCCACGGCAAGGGGCCGCGTTACTGCCCGAGCATCGAAGACAAGATTAACCGCTTTGGCGACCGCGACGGGCACCAGCTGTTCCTGGAACCGGAACAGGCGGACATCGGTCGCGTGTACATCAACGGGTTCAGTTCGAGCCTGCCTGCCGACATCCAGCTCGCCGCCATCCACACGATTCCTGGGCTTACGCGCGCCCGCGTGTTGCAAATCGGCTATGCGGTGGAATACGACTCCGTCGACGCGACGCAACTTTACCCGACCTTCGAGTGCAAGAAGGTTCCGGGGCTCTACTTTGCGGGCCAGGTCTGCGGCACGAGCGGCTACGAAGAAGCTGCGGGCCAGGGATTGCTGGCTGGCATCAATGCGGCTCTGAAAATAAAGGGGGAGGGCCCCTTTATTTTAGGCCGTTCCGACAGTTACCTGGGGGTAATGGCGGACGACCTCTCGAACATCCTGCTCGACGAGCCTTACAGGATGTTCACGAGCCGCGCCGAATACCGCCTTTTCTTGCGTAGCGACAACGCCGAGATGCGCCTCAAGGAACGTGCTCACGAAATCGGCATGATTTCGGATGATGACTACGCCGACTGGAAGCGCCGCCGTGAACTGATGGATGTGGCTCATTCCCGTATGGTGGACGAGTCGGCCACGCCCGAGCTGGCAAACGAAATCCTCGCCGCGGGTGGCCAAGCCCTCGCGATGGAGCGCACCCGCTGGATTAACGTGTTCCGCCGCCCCGGCATTGACCCCGAGGCCTTCTTCAAAGTGGCTCTGCCCGATATGCAGCTCACCCGCCGCGACCAGTGGTACATGTACGCCCAGGAACTCTACGCGGGTTTCTTCGACCGCCAGGAAAGGGAAATTGTCGAGCAGAAGAAGATGGAGTCGGTCCGGCTTCCCGCCGACATGGATTTTATGCAGGTGACCGCCATCAGCATCGAGAGCCGCCAGCGCCTGAACGCCCACAAGCCGCTCACGCTGGGGCAGGCTAGCCGCATCCCCGGCGTCCGCCCCGCCGATATCACCGTCCTTGCCCATTGGTTGGAGAATAGGGGCTAG